In Mesorhizobium sp. 113-3-3, a genomic segment contains:
- a CDS encoding ATP-dependent DNA helicase: MEFSPQQDEALQAVARWLQAGKPQLFRLFGYAGTGKTTLARYFAEHVDGQVQFAAFTGKAAQVLRSKGAVNARTIHSLIYRPKGEESVEDEVTGKTSMSPTFSLNRQSPISRAKLVVIDECSMVDEQLGRDLMSFGTPILVLGDPGQLPPISGGGFFTDHEPDFLLTEIHRQARDNPILRLALDVREGREFMRGDYGTAQVIGKEDVTQELVLKADQVLVGTNRTRRRYNQRLRELKGFNADYPQAGDKLVCLRNDPAKGLLNGSLWKVMTSSRETVKPGINLLVSPEEDDPDRGVAKIKLLKAAFEDPDADIPWQQKKRFDDFDYGYALTVHKAQGSQWNEIVLFDESWAFKETRQRWLYTAITRAAERLTIVR, translated from the coding sequence ATGGAATTCTCACCCCAACAGGACGAGGCGCTGCAAGCGGTCGCCCGCTGGCTGCAGGCCGGCAAGCCGCAGCTGTTCAGGCTGTTCGGCTATGCCGGCACCGGCAAGACGACGCTCGCGCGTTATTTCGCCGAACATGTCGACGGCCAGGTGCAGTTCGCCGCCTTCACCGGCAAGGCAGCGCAGGTGCTGCGCTCCAAGGGGGCGGTCAATGCCCGCACCATCCATTCGCTGATATACAGGCCCAAGGGAGAGGAATCGGTCGAGGACGAGGTGACCGGCAAGACCTCGATGTCGCCGACCTTCTCGCTCAACCGGCAGAGCCCGATCTCGCGCGCGAAACTGGTCGTCATCGACGAATGCTCGATGGTCGACGAGCAGCTTGGCCGGGACCTGATGAGTTTTGGCACGCCGATCCTGGTGCTGGGCGATCCCGGCCAGCTGCCGCCGATCTCGGGCGGCGGCTTTTTCACCGATCACGAGCCAGATTTCCTGCTCACCGAGATCCACCGGCAGGCGCGTGACAATCCGATCCTGCGGCTGGCCCTCGACGTGCGCGAAGGTCGCGAATTCATGCGCGGCGACTATGGCACGGCGCAGGTGATCGGCAAGGAAGACGTCACCCAGGAACTGGTGCTGAAGGCGGACCAGGTGCTAGTCGGCACCAATCGCACCCGCCGCCGCTACAATCAGCGCCTGCGCGAGCTCAAGGGCTTCAATGCCGACTATCCCCAGGCCGGCGATAAGCTGGTCTGCCTGCGCAACGATCCCGCCAAGGGCCTGCTCAACGGTTCGCTGTGGAAGGTGATGACCTCGTCGCGCGAGACGGTGAAACCTGGCATCAACCTTCTGGTCTCGCCGGAAGAGGACGATCCGGACCGCGGCGTCGCCAAGATCAAGCTGCTCAAGGCGGCGTTCGAGGATCCCGACGCCGATATCCCGTGGCAGCAGAAGAAGCGTTTTGACGATTTCGACTATGGCTATGCCTTGACCGTGCACAAGGCTCAGGGCTCGCAGTGGAACGAGATCGTGCTGTTCGACGAAAGCTGGGCCTTCAAGGAAACACGCCAGCGCTGGCTCTATACCGCGATTACGCGGGCCGCCGAACGGCTGACCATCGTCCGGTAG
- the nthA gene encoding nitrile hydratase subunit alpha — MSHDHDHDNELDPFAARVRALETILTRKGLIDPAAIDVIVDTYETKIGPRNGARVVAKAWSDPAYADWLKRDATAAIESLSYTGRQGEHMQAVFNTGDTHNLVVCTLCSCYPWSVLGLPPVWYKAPPYRSRAVIDPRGVLEEFGLTLPATTRIRVWDSTAELRYLVVPMRPASTEGWSEQQLADLVSRDAMIGTALAQEPQQTRQPA, encoded by the coding sequence ATGTCCCATGATCATGACCACGACAACGAGCTCGATCCGTTTGCCGCCCGCGTGCGGGCGCTGGAGACCATCCTGACCCGCAAGGGCCTGATCGATCCGGCGGCGATCGACGTCATCGTCGATACCTACGAGACCAAGATCGGCCCGCGCAACGGCGCCAGGGTGGTGGCCAAGGCCTGGAGCGATCCTGCCTATGCGGACTGGCTCAAGCGCGATGCGACGGCGGCGATCGAATCGCTGAGCTATACCGGCCGGCAAGGCGAGCACATGCAGGCGGTGTTCAACACCGGGGATACGCACAACCTCGTCGTCTGCACGTTGTGCTCCTGCTATCCATGGTCGGTGCTCGGCCTGCCGCCGGTCTGGTACAAGGCGCCGCCCTATCGCTCGCGCGCGGTGATCGATCCGCGTGGCGTGCTTGAGGAATTCGGGCTGACGCTGCCGGCGACCACCAGGATACGCGTCTGGGATTCGACGGCGGAACTGCGCTATCTCGTCGTGCCGATGCGCCCGGCCAGCACTGAAGGCTGGAGCGAGCAGCAACTGGCCGACCTGGTGAGCCGCGATGCGATGATCGGTACGGCGCTCGCCCAGGAACCGCAACAAACGAGGCAGCCGGCATGA
- a CDS encoding nitrile hydratase accessory protein, which yields MSRPDGIAADLPASLDAAVFAEPWQAEAFAMTVALHDKGLFSWSEWADALSAEVKKPGAAADGHDYYEHWLAALEGLLASKGLAAKSDVDAMAQAWERAAHATPHGKPILLENDPHAVR from the coding sequence TTGAGCCGGCCTGACGGGATCGCCGCAGATTTGCCCGCCAGCCTCGATGCGGCGGTCTTCGCCGAGCCATGGCAGGCCGAGGCGTTCGCCATGACGGTGGCGCTGCATGACAAGGGCCTGTTCTCGTGGAGCGAGTGGGCGGATGCGCTGTCGGCAGAAGTGAAGAAGCCGGGTGCCGCAGCCGATGGCCATGACTATTACGAGCATTGGCTGGCGGCGCTGGAGGGGCTGCTGGCCTCAAAGGGGCTGGCCGCCAAATCCGATGTCGATGCGATGGCGCAGGCCTGGGAACGCGCGGCGCACGCCACCCCGCACGGCAAGCCGATCTTGCTGGAGAACGATCCGCATGCCGTGAGGTGA
- a CDS encoding pyridoxine 5'-phosphate synthase: MPAKLSVNLNAIAMLRNRRDLPWPSVIGIGRLALAAGAHGLTVHPRPDERHTRHSDLPEIRALIDDEFPKAEFNIEGYPSEDFLALVEKHQPEQVTLVPDDPAQATSDHGWNFVADAAFLTPIVRRLKKGGFRVSLFSDADPAGMTAARDTGADRIELYTGPYGSYHSDSEKAAKELERLGKTADAAFAAGLQVNAGHDLTVGNLPALAKRIPALAEVSIGHGLTADALEYGMAGTVGRFLRACGW, encoded by the coding sequence ATGCCCGCCAAGCTTTCCGTCAACCTCAACGCCATCGCCATGCTGCGCAACCGACGCGACCTGCCGTGGCCCAGCGTGATCGGCATCGGCCGGCTCGCGCTTGCCGCCGGAGCGCATGGGCTGACGGTCCATCCGCGCCCCGACGAGCGTCACACGCGCCATTCCGACCTGCCCGAAATCAGGGCGCTGATCGACGATGAGTTCCCAAAGGCGGAGTTCAACATCGAGGGTTACCCGAGCGAGGATTTTCTGGCGCTTGTGGAAAAGCATCAGCCCGAACAGGTGACGTTGGTTCCCGATGATCCGGCACAGGCGACCTCCGACCATGGCTGGAACTTCGTCGCCGATGCCGCCTTCCTGACGCCGATCGTCCGGCGCTTGAAGAAGGGCGGCTTCAGGGTGTCGCTGTTTTCCGACGCCGATCCCGCCGGCATGACGGCCGCGCGCGACACCGGCGCCGACCGGATCGAGCTCTATACCGGCCCTTATGGCAGCTATCATTCCGATTCCGAAAAAGCCGCCAAGGAACTGGAAAGATTGGGAAAAACGGCCGACGCCGCATTTGCTGCCGGTCTCCAGGTCAATGCCGGGCACGATTTGACGGTGGGCAATCTGCCGGCTCTGGCCAAGCGCATTCCGGCATTGGCCGAAGTGTCAATCGGACATGGGTTGACAGCCGACGCGTTGGAGTATGGCATGGCCGGCACGGTGGGCCGGTTCCTCAGAGCCTGCGGCTGGTAG
- the nthB gene encoding nitrile hydratase subunit beta: MNGPHDLGGQMGFGPVAPEQDEPYFHAAWERRALGVTLCAGAMGAWTIDESRHARESLHPADYYASSYYQIWIKALEKLLKRHGFVSERDLEAGEAIDRAATPKRVLKAENVPAVLAKGGPCDRPVETAPRFKAGDAVRTKNFNPTGHTRLPRYARGKRGTIEAVRDGFVFPDSNAHGQGENPQWVYTVVFDGPEIWGEGADPTLVVSIDAWESYLEPA; encoded by the coding sequence ATGAACGGGCCGCACGATCTCGGCGGGCAGATGGGCTTCGGCCCGGTCGCGCCCGAACAGGACGAGCCCTATTTCCACGCTGCCTGGGAGAGGCGCGCACTCGGCGTGACGCTTTGCGCCGGCGCCATGGGTGCCTGGACCATCGACGAGAGCCGGCATGCGCGGGAATCGCTGCATCCGGCCGATTATTATGCCTCCAGCTACTACCAGATCTGGATCAAGGCGCTGGAAAAGTTGCTCAAGCGCCACGGTTTCGTCAGCGAGCGCGATCTCGAGGCAGGCGAGGCGATCGATAGAGCGGCGACCCCGAAACGGGTGCTGAAAGCCGAAAACGTGCCTGCCGTGCTGGCCAAGGGCGGTCCTTGCGATCGGCCGGTCGAAACAGCGCCACGCTTCAAGGCCGGCGATGCCGTGCGGACGAAGAACTTCAACCCGACCGGCCATACAAGGCTGCCGCGCTATGCACGCGGCAAGCGGGGTACAATCGAGGCGGTGCGCGACGGTTTTGTCTTTCCCGACAGCAACGCGCATGGCCAGGGCGAAAACCCGCAATGGGTCTACACGGTGGTTTTCGACGGTCCGGAAATCTGGGGCGAGGGGGCCGACCCGACGCTTGTCGTTTCGATCGACGCCTGGGAGAGTTATCTTGAGCCGGCCTGA
- a CDS encoding STAS/SEC14 domain-containing protein, with product MNFLQSVPAIRRIDTSRDDLFAIDVVGHVSAADAENLFGLLEAAYALHQRIDVAVRMVDHDGVDWTDISDETLKQGAIHASEHIGRCAAIGTPDWTPDARHALPASSPIEFRHFKAEDEDEAWEWLGAGQVGVREKPAS from the coding sequence GTGAATTTCCTGCAATCCGTGCCGGCGATCCGCCGCATCGACACCTCTCGTGATGACCTGTTCGCCATCGATGTCGTCGGTCATGTATCGGCGGCCGATGCGGAAAACCTGTTCGGCCTGCTGGAGGCGGCCTATGCGCTGCATCAGCGAATCGACGTGGCCGTGCGCATGGTCGATCACGATGGCGTCGACTGGACCGACATCTCCGACGAGACCCTCAAACAGGGTGCTATCCATGCATCGGAGCATATAGGCCGTTGCGCGGCGATCGGCACGCCGGACTGGACGCCGGACGCACGGCACGCTTTGCCCGCTTCGTCACCCATCGAATTCAGGCATTTCAAGGCCGAGGATGAAGATGAGGCCTGGGAATGGCTCGGCGCCGGGCAGGTCGGCGTGCGAGAAAAGCCGGCGTCGTAG